The following proteins are co-located in the Scyliorhinus canicula unplaced genomic scaffold, sScyCan1.1, whole genome shotgun sequence genome:
- the LOC119960844 gene encoding zinc finger protein 135-like — protein MPHQQIHTGKRPFRCSHCGTGFRRSSDLTVHQRIHTGERPFNCSKCGKRFTRVSSLQTHQRVHTGERPFPCSECGKGFTESSGLLRHQRVHTGERPFACSECGKGFTRSQHLQRHQQVHTDAKPFKCPDCEKCYKGSLKRIRHQRVHTGERPFPCPDCWKCFKSSWELISHQRVHTDERPFRCSDCGTGFRRSSELIAHQRVHTGEKPFTCSVCGKKFKHSFMLLKHQRVHTGERPFKCPDCGKCYKSAGNLMLHQRAHTDERPFRCSDCGTGFRRASQLTVHQRIHTGERPFTCTVCGKGFIDSSTLQKHRRVHTGERLFSCSQCGKKFTQPSTLLSHQRIHK, from the coding sequence ATGCCCCATCAACAAATTCACACTGGcaagagaccgttcaggtgctctcactgtgggactgggttcaggcgatcgtctgacctcactgtacatcagcgaattcacactggagagagaccgttcaaTTGCtcaaagtgtgggaagagattcactcgggtatccagcctgcagacacaccagcgagttcacactggggagaggcctttcccctgctcagagtgtgggaagggattcactgaatcaTCAGGACTGCtgcgacaccagcgagttcacacaggggagaggccattcgcctgctctgaatgtgggaagggatttactcgatCTCAGCACCTACAgagacaccagcaggttcacacagACGCAAAACCGTTCAAATGCCCAGACTGTGAGAAGTGTTATAAAGGTTCCCTGAAGCGAATACGTcatcagcgtgttcacactggagagaggccgttcccATGTCCAGACTGCTggaagtgctttaaaagttccTGGGAATTGAtatcccatcaacgtgttcacaccgatgagagaccgttcaggtgctctgactgtgggactgggttcaggcgatcTTCTGAACTCATTgcacaccagcgcgttcacactggggagaagccgttcacctgctcagtgtgtgggaagaaaTTCAAACACTCATTCATGCTGCTgaaacaccaacgagttcacactggcgagagaccttttaaatgtccagatTGCGGCAAATGCTATAAAAGTGCTGGGAACCTGATGCTCCATCAGCGTGCTCACACCGACGAGAGGCCGTTCaggtgctctgactgtgggactgggttcagacgagcTTCTCAACTTACTGTtcaccagcggattcacactggggagaggccattcacctgcactgtgtgtgggaagggatttattgattcatccaccctgcagaaacataggcgagtccacactggggagaggctattCTCctgttcccagtgtgggaagaaaTTCACCCAGCCCTCcaccctgctgagtcaccagcgaattcacaagtAG